One genomic region from Amycolatopsis sp. FBCC-B4732 encodes:
- a CDS encoding LysR family transcriptional regulator, with protein MDMSSASLRVLCRIAESGSFTAAAAQLGYTQSAVSRQAIALERSVGATLFERRTDGVRLTQRGLTLLRHARAILESVDAAERDLTGGAPRTEPVRLGLVFSAGPVILPAALARLATTAPQVRVSTREGTTPGLARALRTGSIDLAVLTSRPPHRPPEGELPRLHITAVRDVELLVAAPATGTFAGRTSVHIDELVDAPWIASPSSSAEPLLGVWPGLPGRAHVVHNARDWLTKMHLVAGGFGVTTIPESLSPVAPSGVIFLRVQGAPPEIRRIFVARLPGTPTPAITAVTQVITSTAQP; from the coding sequence ATGGACATGTCAAGCGCGAGCCTCCGGGTGCTGTGCCGGATCGCCGAGTCGGGCAGCTTCACCGCCGCCGCCGCGCAGCTGGGTTACACGCAGTCCGCGGTCTCGCGTCAGGCGATCGCCCTCGAGCGCAGCGTCGGAGCCACCCTGTTCGAGCGGCGGACCGACGGGGTGCGGCTCACGCAGCGCGGACTGACGCTGCTGCGCCATGCCCGAGCGATCCTGGAGTCGGTCGACGCGGCCGAGCGCGACCTGACCGGCGGTGCTCCTCGTACGGAGCCGGTGCGGCTCGGGCTGGTCTTCAGCGCCGGACCGGTGATCCTGCCCGCCGCGCTCGCCCGCCTTGCCACGACAGCGCCACAGGTCCGGGTCTCCACCCGCGAAGGCACCACGCCCGGCTTGGCTCGGGCGCTGCGCACCGGTTCGATCGACCTCGCCGTGCTCACCTCTCGCCCACCGCACCGGCCACCGGAAGGCGAGTTGCCCCGCCTGCACATCACGGCCGTCCGGGACGTCGAGCTTCTCGTGGCCGCCCCGGCCACCGGCACGTTCGCGGGCCGCACTTCCGTGCACATCGACGAATTGGTCGACGCACCGTGGATCGCCAGCCCGTCGTCGAGCGCGGAGCCACTGCTCGGTGTCTGGCCGGGCCTGCCGGGGCGAGCCCACGTCGTCCACAATGCGCGGGACTGGCTGACGAAAATGCACCTGGTCGCCGGCGGTTTCGGCGTCACCACGATTCCGGAAAGCCTGTCACCGGTCGCCCCGTCCGGCGTGATCTTCTTGCGGGTCCAGGGCGCGCCACCAGAGATCCGCAGAATCTTCGTGGCCCGTCTCCCCGGCACTCCCACGCCGGCGATCACAGCGGTCACCCAGGTGATCACCTCAACTGCCCAGCCGTGA